TCTCAGGTCGAATTCAGGTTTCTTGAGCACTATCGCGCATGTCTCGTCGCATGTGTCTTGGAAAAGGAAAAGCGGCATTGTCATGTTCTGTGTCTGGTTTGTCTCATTGAGGGTGGCATTGACAGAGAGGTTGCCGGGCAGGGTGAGATTGCCGGAGAGATTGAGAGTCAGGTTCTCTGTCAGATTCAGTGTTAGGTTGTCAGAGAGATTGAGCGTCAGATTGTCAGTGAGATTGAATGAGAGATTGTCTGTGAGGTTCATGGTGAGATTGCCAGAGAGATTAAGAGTCAGGTTTTGTGTGAAGTTCATGGTTAGATTGTCAGACAGGTTTAGCAGGAGGTTTGAGATGTTCAGCGACAGGTTGTCTGTGAGGTTGTCTGGACCATTGGTCATGTTGGGTGTCATGTTGTATGATGGATTGCCATTTTCAGGCGGATTTTCAGTCTGCTGGGTGGTATTTTCCTGATCTCCTGTCTCCACAGGTATGCTGAATGCCAGGCCTGTTATGTGGAATATGCCTCCTTTTTCCATGGGTTTCTCGACTATCAGATGTCTCTTCTCTCCGTCTTCCATATACACCTTGAAATATCCCTCTCCGGCTGCGGTCCCTGAGAGCCTGACTGAGGTTATCGTCGCATTTGGCGGCAGCGTGGTGAGCCCTATGGTGTATGTTCCTGACTGGTTTGTCGAGATGTTCAGCAGTTCTGTGTTCTTCTTCACAGTGCCTATTGAGAGTCCTGTTATGTGGGGGCTCTGCATGTAGATGTAGATGCTGGCTGACACGAGGACAAGCAGCAGGGATGCTATGGCCAGTATCATCTGGTTTTTCCTGTTCTCTATCCATCTATCCTTTTTATTATGCATTGTGTTTCTTCTTGCCCTTGTTGTAGCTTGTCCAGATTGTCCTTGGATCCCTGCCGATCGAATTCCCTATCTGTGTGAATGAGAGTTCCAGCTCATCATGCATGAATATTGTCAGCACCTCAAGCGCCCCTGCCTCTCTGTGCTGGAATATCGCGATAGGTATCACTTTTTTGTCAGCTGGAGGGAATGGTGCAGGATGTTTTTTCTGTGACTTGTCATATGTCGCCCAGATTGTGCGGTCATTCCTGTACAGCATCTTCGCTATCTCAGAATTTTTCATGCAGAGGTTCTCTTTCATGTATTTTACAATGCTTTCAAGCACGCCGAGTTCGCTGCTGAATATCTGGATGGGAAGCATAGGCTTCTCTTTCTCTGTCATCATCTGTGCAAGAATTCTCAGCATCTCTTTCTCTGAGATGCCTCTTTTGGTGATGTAATTTTTCAGCGCATGCCTTATCAGGCCAAGGTCCTGGTCCAGAATTAGATTGGCAGAGCTATTTGTACCCCCTTCTGCCCGTTCTTCGCCTCTTTTCCTCTCCAAAAATACTACCCTGTTTCTGTCGAAGTTAATGGATTGCTATTTACTCATTAAATAAGAATTTATTTATAAATGTTTTGAATTATATACTTATTAAATAAGAAATAATACTCACCAAATATGAAAAAAACCAACATAAATCTTATTTAAACAGAAAAAATTAGATTAAATACCTATTAAATATGAAAAATATACTTATTGAATAAGAAAGCATTTTGTCTGTGGATTAACAGATCATTAATTGATTATTGTGCCTGAGTATTTTTTCATGAGAAGATAGTTCTTGACATTGGCCAGGTCCCTTCCGTCCATCAGCACAACTGATATGCTTTTTCTCTTGGCCAGTTTTGAGGCGACCGGATCAAAAGGTGCATGCATGCCTGGCTTCCACTTACGACCGATGATGTCAAGATACCCATCCCAGCTTATCGATTTGATGGCTTTCGCACCCTTATGCTTTGAAGGGTCCTTGTCATACAGGTATTTTATGTTGGAAAGGTTCAATACTTGTTTTGCTCCATATTCTGCTGCAAGGTGCACTGCATCATAGTCTGTGCTCCATCCCGGCTTCCACCCTCCTGCGACAATGATCCTCTTGCGTGTCTTCACCTTGAATGGCTCTGTCAATATCTTAGGATATGCCTTGTCCTTAAACACAGACTTGATATAGAATGCATTGAGGTATGTCGCATAGATTCCCATCCGGTCTAGCTCAGGAGGGTCCTGGTTGAAAGGCGAGAGCGCATCACGATAGTCCCTGCAGACCCTGCCCCCGCCGCACACTATGATGACTCTCTCTTTTTTTGCTGCCCAGAGCACAAGCTCCTTGAATCTTTTGACGAAACAGGTATCAATCTTTCCTGGATTGATTACTGACCCGCCTAATGATATCACGAGTGTCATGCTCCAGCCCCGATAAGTGTCACTCCCATGATTATTGATGTCACGCCCAGGTATTTGTACACGTTCATCTTCTCTTTCAGGTGGATTATCGAAAGCAGGATGACCCAGATGTAGCTGAGTGATACAAAAGGGTACATCACAGAGACCGGCCCGTACCTGAGTGCGATGATGCATGGTATCGTCGATATTCCGTAAAGCACGACCCCGAAAATGAGCCAGTGATTCTTGATGAGCTTCAATGGGTTCAGGCTTATCTTGCCAGAAGCAAATTTCAGGAATAGCGCTCCGTAAGCCCCGATAAGTGTCCCGACGACAACCAGCCCGATTCCGAAGAGAAGACTCATTTCCTGCCTCCGGCTGACCCATAGCCTATTGAGCTGACTCCTGCCAGTATCAGCGCCACACCGCCCCATTTGAGCATGGTCATCATCTCGCTCAGGAGCCACATCGACAAAAATGAGACCCACACATAGCTCATGCCCACAACCGGATAGAGGACAGATAATTCCCCGTGTTTGAGCGCGATTATCAGCATTGCAGCG
Above is a window of Candidatus Woesearchaeota archaeon DNA encoding:
- a CDS encoding UMP kinase codes for the protein MTLVISLGGSVINPGKIDTCFVKRFKELVLWAAKKERVIIVCGGGRVCRDYRDALSPFNQDPPELDRMGIYATYLNAFYIKSVFKDKAYPKILTEPFKVKTRKRIIVAGGWKPGWSTDYDAVHLAAEYGAKQVLNLSNIKYLYDKDPSKHKGAKAIKSISWDGYLDIIGRKWKPGMHAPFDPVASKLAKRKSISVVLMDGRDLANVKNYLLMKKYSGTIIN
- a CDS encoding EamA family transporter — encoded protein: MSLLFGIGLVVVGTLIGAYGALFLKFASGKISLNPLKLIKNHWLIFGVVLYGISTIPCIIALRYGPVSVMYPFVSLSYIWVILLSIIHLKEKMNVYKYLGVTSIIMGVTLIGAGA